One genomic region from Sparus aurata chromosome 15, fSpaAur1.1, whole genome shotgun sequence encodes:
- the LOC115597155 gene encoding uncharacterized protein LOC115597155 isoform X1, which translates to MERAGAHSTYRTTGPGSTSRASGSNSESTLSSGSSTASDVASKLVSMTLGRAADNLIELKQCISRWEAEGHSDTEGHWAPHTQQKVEQHLHTFFNLRRVFAEHQGDATEDLPEDLQHLKKSLKANEKFPCKMFKSACRCFSISHSKTKVTDEQVLDVAEGSKSSSSALHGSSPSDSLHSFQTGESWVVMSPIMEEDLVTDSDSTPAPSGQDGHLEPSEVHVDEVVGSASSSSYLTKSVKADTKSLQRMDKKFGKGFKSACQCFSISHPKTKVTDEQGLDVAEGSQSSSSTCDSILHGSSPSASVRSFQAAEPCVVMPPIMEEDLVTNIDSTPAPSGQYGHLEPSEVHVDEVVGSASSSSYLTKSVKADTKSLQRTDKKFGKGFKSACQCFSISHPKTKVTDEQGLDVAEGSQRSSSTCDSTLHGSSPSASVRSFQAAEPCVVMSPIMEEDLGTDIDSTPAPSGQYGHLEPSEVYVDEVVGSASSSSYLTKSVKADKKSPRRMDKKFCKGFKSACQCFSISHPKTKVTDEQGLDVAEGPQSSSSTSDSTLHGSSSTASLRSFQTAESCVVMSPIMEEDLVTDMDSTPAPSGQDGHLEPSEVHVDEFVGSASSSSYLTKSVKADKKSPRRMDKKFCKGFKSACQCFSIRHPKTKVTDEQGLDVAEGPQSSSSTSDSTLHRSSSTASLRSFQTAESCVVMSPIMEEDLVTDIDSTPAPSGQDGHLEPSEVHVDEAVGSASSSSYLTKSVKADKKSPRRMDKKSCKGFKSACQCFSIRHPKTKVTDEQGLDVAEGSQSSSSTFHGSTPSASLRSLQAAEPLVVMPPIMEEDLVTSIDSTPAPSGQDGHLEPSEVHVDEVVGSASSSSYLTKSVKAYKKSPRRMDKKFCKGFKSACQCFSISHPKTKVTDEQGLDVAEGSQSSSSTFHGSSPPAPLRSLQAAEPCVVMSPIMEEDLVKNIDSTPAPSGQDGHLKPSEVHVDEVVGSASSSSLKKSVKADKKSPQKMDQKSCKGFKSACQCFSISHPKTKVTDEQGLDVAEGSQSSSSTFHGSNPSASLRSLEAAEPSVVVPPIMEEDLVTDMDSTPAPSGQDGHLKPSEVHVDEVVGSASSSSYLTKSVKADKKSPRRMDKKFCKGFKSACQCFSISHPKTKVTDEQGLDVAEGSQSSSSKFHGSSPSASLCSLQAAEPSVVMPPIMEEDLVTSTDSTPAPSEQDGHLEPSEVHVDEVVGSASSSSYLTKSVKADKKSPRRMDKKFCKGFKSACQCFSISHPKTKVTDEQGLDVAEGSQSSSSKFHGSSPSASVRSLQAAEPSVVMPPIMEEDLVTNIDSTPAPSEQDGHLEPSEVLVVEVVGSASSSSYLTKSVKADKKSPRRMDRKFCKGFKLACQCFSISHPKTKVTDEQGLDVAEGPQSSSSTSDSTLHGSSSTASLRSFQAAESCVVMPPIMEEDLVTDMDSTLAPSGQDGNLEPSEVYVDEVVGSASSSSYLTKSVKADKKSPRRMDKKFCKGFKSACQCFSIRHPKTKVTDEQGLDVAEGSQSSSSTFHGSTPSASLSSLQAAEPSVVMPPIMEEDLVTNIDSTPAPSGQDGHLEPSEVHVDEVVGSASSSSLKKSVKADKKLPQRMDKKSCKGFKSACQCFSISHSKTKVTDEQGLDVAEGPQSSSSTCDSTLHGLSPSASVRSFQAAESWVVMPPIMEEDLVTDIDSTQAPSGQDGHLEPSEVHVDEVVGSASSGSHLKKSVKADKKSPRRMDKKICKGFKSACQCFSVRHLAPSEVEQNVDENVDTASSVLISDSASTLRLSTTVSISASEDIMTDEEAVTDIDAIPGPSMVLSGAGHVDDVVRSASVFSLENSVKANKKSSGRIGKKIIKGFKCAWQFLSISHPKTKVTDEQGLDVADRSESYSTCDSTFHESSPTASLQAAEHCDVMCPVTEEELVMDMDLTPAPSGHDGHLEPPEVHVDEVVGSASSSSYLKKSLKANEKSPRRMDKKFCNGFKSACQCFSMRHVGVEQNVEENLETGSNNLTSGYASPRELCNTSSIRSSEDIWTADKAEQVTGMAEGTTVIAVSLAPGHVYEVFESSSTDTNLPKPGSPSPTYTEMEAPSEPSTNNSSPSPENNRRSPIKDRNQIMYTDSTSRYSAQDRHLEDSQDDQSAVYVIVTGFIDSLTKEQWKEMSRGVYSMDVQKKMSDNFAKGTKVLVKELEAELSASLQRSASQNSSVHTRSSTSSQLCGNEALAWEILAKFTKELDVTDERMRQILNRSGGKALCDAVPAKTRVSMLSRITEDTLSTEEVKSMSETIDQIQRPPETETTGVHKKKSSWWSVCMKKNVDPPPSEGKDNSLGFVELPPLREAWTEVKKNDEAQDKPTRTKQSSPLKRFQCCFSTSRFPPVSLEDQSNGSGRVELPPVREAWPEVQKNDEAQDKPAQTKQASLLKKIQCCFSLECRCGCC; encoded by the exons ATGGAAAGAGCAGGAGCACATTCCACATACAGGACAACAGGGCCAGGATCAACCTCCAGAGCCTCCGGCAGCAACAGTGAGAGTACTCTCTCCTCTGGTTCTTCGACTGCCTCAGATGTTGCCAGCAAGCTCGTCTCAATGACACTGGGTAGAGCTGCTGACAATCTCATTGAGCTGAAGCAGTGTATCTCCAGGTGGGAGGCTGAGGGACACTCTGACACTGAAGGTCATTGGGCACCTCACACCCAACAAAAGGTGGAGCAGCACTTGCATACGTTTTTTAACCTAAGGCGAGTGTTTGCAGAGCACCAAGGAGATGCAACAGAAGACCTACCTGAAGACcttcaacatttgaaaaaatcaCTGAAGGCAAATGAGAAATTCCCTTGTAAGATGTTTAAGTCAGCATGTCGGTGTTTCTCCATTAGTCATTCAAAAACAAAGGTGACTGATGAACAAGTCTTGGATGTGGCTGAAGGATCAAAAAGCAGCAGCTCGGCATTGCATGGATCGTCTCCTTCTGACTCACTCCACTCATTTCAAACAGGGGAGTCTTGGGTTGTGATGTCTCCTATCATGGAGGAAGACCTTGTCACAGACAGTGATTCAACACCGGCACCCTCAGGACAGGACGGACATCTTGAACCTTCAGAGGTTCATGTGGATGAAGTCGTTGGATCAGCCAGCAGCAGTTCTTATTTGACAAAATCAGTGAAGGCAGATACGAAATCGCTGCAAAGGATGGACAAAAAGTTCGGTAAGGGGTTTAAGTCggcatgtcagtgtttttccattAGTCATCCGAAGACAAAGGTGACTGATGAACAAGGCTTGGATGTGGCTGAAGGATCACAAAGCAGCAGCTCGACATGTGACTCTATATTGCATGGATCATCTCCTTCTGCCTCAGTCCGCTCATTTCAAGCAGCGGAGCCTTGTGTTGTGATGCCTCCTATCATGGAGGAAGACCTTGTCACAAACATTGATTCAACACCAGCACCCTCAGGACAGTACGGACATCTTGAACCTTCAGAGGTTCATGTGGATGAAGTCGTTGGATCAGCCAGCAGCAGTTCTTATTTGACAAAATCAGTGAAGGCAGATACGAAATCGCTGCAAAGGACGGACAAAAAGTTCGGTAAGGGGTTTAAGTCggcatgtcagtgtttttccattAGTCATCCAAAGACAAAGGTGACTGATGAACAAGGCTTGGATGTGGCTGAAGGATCACAAAGAAGCAGCTCGACATGTGACTCTACATTGCATGGATCATCTCCTTCTGCCTCAGTCCGCTCATTTCAAGCAGCGGAGCCTTGTGTTGTGATGTCTCCCATCATGGAGGAAGACCTTGGCACAGACATTGATTCAACACCGGCACCCTCAGGACAGTACGGACATCTTGAACCTTCAGAGGTTTATGTGGATGAAGTCGTTGGATCAGCCAGCAGCAGTTCTTATTTGACAAAATCAGTGAAGGCAGATAAGAAATCGCCGCGAAGGATGGACAAAAAGTTCTGTAAGGGGTTTAAGTCggcatgtcagtgtttttccattAGTCATCCGAAGACAAAGGTGACTGATGAACAAGGCTTGGATGTGGCTGAAGGACCACAAAGCAGCAGCTCGACATCTGACTCTACATTGCATGGATCATCTTCTACTGCCTCACTCCGCTCATTTCAAACAGCGGAGTCTTGTGTTGTGATGTCTCCCATCATGGAGGAAGACCTTGTCACAGACATGGATTCAACACCGGCACCCTCAGGACAGGACGGACATCTTGAACCTTCAGAGGTTCATGTGGATGAATTTGTTGGATCAGCCAGCAGCAGTTCTTATTTGACAAAATCAGTGAAGGCAGATAAGAAATCGCCGCGAAGGATGGACAAAAAGTTCTGTAAGGGGTTTAAGTCggcatgtcagtgtttttccattAGGCATCCAAAGACAAAGGTGACTGATGAACAAGGCTTGGATGTGGCTGAAGGACCACAAAGCAGCAGCTCGACATCTGACTCTACATTGCATAGATCATCTTCTACTGCCTCACTCCGCTCATTTCAAACAGCGGAGTCTTGTGTTGTGATGTCTCCCATCATGGAGGAAGACCTTGTCACAGACATTGATTCAACACCGGCACCCTCAGGACAGGACGGACATCTTGAACCTTCAGAGGTTCATGTGGATGAAGCCGTTGGATCAGCCAGCAGCAGTTCTTATTTGACAAAATCAGTGAAGGCAGATAAGAAATCGCCGCGAAGGATGGACAAAAAGTCCTGTAAGGGGTTTAAGTCggcatgtcagtgtttttccatcAGGCATCCAAAGACAAAGGTGACTGATGAACAAGGCTTGGATGTGGCTGAAGGATCACAAAGCAGCAGCTCGACATTTCATGGATCAACTCCTTCTGCCTCACTCCGCTCACTTCAAGCAGCAGAGCCTTTGGTTGTGATGCCTCCTATCATGGAGGAAGACCTTGTCACAAGCATTGATTCAACACCGGCACCCTCAGGACAGGACGGACATCTTGAACCTTCAGAGGTTCATGTGGATGAAGTCGTTGGATCAGCCAGCAGCAGTTCTTATTTGACAAAATCAGTGAAGGCATATAAGAAATCGCCGCGAAGGATGGACAAAAAGTTCTGTAAGGGGTTTAAATCggcatgtcagtgtttttccattAGTCATCCGAAGACAAAGGTGACTGATGAACAAGGCTTGGATGTGGCTGAAGGATCACAAAGCAGCAGCTCGACATTTCATGGATCATCTCCGCCTGCCCCACTCCGCTCACTTCAAGCAGCGGAGCCTTGTGTTGTGATGTCTCCTATCATGGAGGAAGACCTTGTCAAAAACATTGATTCAACACCGGCACCCTCAGGACAGGACGGACATCTTAAACCTTCAGAGGTTCATGTGGATGAAGTCGTTGGATCAGCCAGCAGCAGTTCTTTGAAAAAATCAGTGAAGGCAGATAAGAAATCGCCGCAAAAGATGGACCAAAAGTCCTGTAAGGGGTTTAAGTCggcatgtcagtgtttttccattAGTCATCCAAAAACAAAGGTGACTGATGAACAAGGCTTGGATGTGGCTGAAGGATCACAAAGCAGCAGCTCGACATTTCATGGATCAAATCCTTCTGCCTCACTCCGCTCACTTGAAGCAGCAGAGCCTTCGGTTGTGGTGCCTCCTATCATGGAGGAAGACCTTGTCACAGACATGGATTCAACACCGGCACCCTCAGGACAGGACGGACATCTTAAACCTTCAGAGGTTCATGTGGATGAAGTCGTTGGATCAGCCAGCAGCAGTTCTTATTTGACAAAATCAGTGAAGGCAGATAAGAAATCGCCGCGAAGGATGGACAAAAAGTTCTGTAAGGGGTTTAAATCggcatgtcagtgtttttccattAGTCATCCAAAGACAAAGGTGACTGATGAACAAGGCTTGGATGTGGCTGAAGGATCACAAAGCAGCAGCTCGAAATTTCATGGATCATCTCCTTCTGCCTCACTCTGCTCGCTTCAAGCAGCGGAGCCTTCGGTTGTGATGCCTCCTATCATGGAGGAAGACCTTGTCACAAGCACTGATTCAACACCGGCACCCTCAGAACAGGACGGACATCTTGAACCTTCAGAGGTTCATGTGGATGAAGTCGTTGGATCAGCCAGCAGCAGTTCTTATTTGACAAAATCAGTGAAGGCAGATAAGAAATCGCCGCGAAGGATGGACAAAAAGTTCTGTAAGGGGTTTAAATCggcatgtcagtgtttttccattAGTCATCCAAAGACAAAGGTGACTGATGAACAAGGCTTGGATGTGGCTGAAGGATCACAAAGCAGCAGCTCGAAATTTCATGGATCATCTCCTTCTGCCTCAGTCCGCTCGCTTCAAGCCGCAGAGCCTTCGGTTGTGATGCCTCCTATCATGGAGGAAGACCTTGTCACAAACATTGATTCAACACCGGCACCCTCAGAACAGGACGGACATCTTGAACCTTCAGAGGTTCTTGTGGTTGAAGTCGTTGGATCAGCCAGCAGCAGTTCTTATTTGACAAAATCAGTGAAGGCAGATAAGAAATCGCCGCGAAGGATGGACAGAAAGTTCTGTAAGGGGTTTAAATTggcatgtcagtgtttttccattAGTCATCCAAAGACAAAGGTGACTGATGAACAAGGCTTGGATGTGGCTGAAGGACCACAAAGCAGCAGCTCGACATCTGACTCTACATTGCATGGATCATCTTCTACTGCCTCACTCCGCTCATTTCAAGCAGCGGAGTCTTGTGTTGTGATGCCTCCTATCATGGAGGAAGACCTTGTCACAGACATGGATTCAACACTGGCACCCTCAGGACAGGACGGAAATCTTGAACCTTCAGAGGTTTATGTGGATGAAGTCGTTGGATCAGCCAGCAGCAGTTCTTATTTGACAAAATCCGTGAAGGCAGATAAGAAATCGCCGCGAAGGATGGACAAAAAGTTCTGTAAGGGGTTTAAGTCggcatgtcagtgtttttccattAGGCATCCAAAGACAAAGGTGACTGATGAACAAGGCTTGGATGTGGCTGAAGGATCACAAAGCAGCAGCTCGACATTTCATGGATCAACTCCTTCTGCCTCACTCAGCTCACTTCAAGCAGCAGAGCCTTCGGTTGTGATGCCTCCTATCATGGAGGAAGACCTTGTCACAAACATTGATTCAACACCGGCACCCTCAGGACAGGACGGACATCTTGAACCTTCAGAGGTTCATGTGGATGAAGTCGTTGGATCAGCCAGCAGCAGTTCTTTGAAAAAATCAGTGAAGGCAGATAAGAAATTGCCGCAAAGGATGGACAAAAAGTCCTGTAAGGGGTTTAAATCggcatgtcagtgtttttccatcAGTCATTCAAAAACAAAGGTGACTGATGAACAAGGCTTGGATGTGGCTGAAGGACCACAAAGCAGCAGTTCAACATGTGACTCTACATTGCATGGATTATCTCCTTCTGCCTCAGTCCGCTCATTTCAAGCAGCGGAGTCTTGGGTTGTGATGCCTCCTATCATGGAGGAAGACCTTGTCACAGACATTGATTCAACACAGGCACCCTCAGGACAGGACGGACATCTTGAACCTTCAGAGGTTCATGTGGATGAAGTCGTTGGATCAGCTAGCAGCGGTTCTCATTTGAAAAAATCAGTGAAGGCAGATAAGAAATCGCCACGAAGGATGGACAAAAAGATCTGTAAGGGGTTTAAGTCGGCATGTCAGTGCTTTTCCGTTAGACATCTTGCACCTTCAGAGGTTGAGCAAAATGTGGATGAAAATGTTGACACTGCCAGCAGCGTCCTGATATCTGACTCTGCATCTACTCTGCGACTGTCTACTACTGTTTCAATCAGTGCCAGTGAGGACATCATGACTGATGAGGAAGCAGTCACGGACATTGATGCAATACCTGGACCCTCCATGGTGCTGTCAGGAGCAGGACATGTAGATGATGTTGTTCGGTCAGCCAGCGTTTTTTCTTTGGAAAACTCAGTGAAGGCAAATAAGAAGTCTTCAGGAAGGATTGGCAAAAAGATCATCAAGGGATTTAAGTGCGCATGGCAGTTTCTTTCCATTAGTCATCCAAAAACAAAGGTGACTGATGAACAAGGCTTGGACGTGGCTGATAGATCAGAAAGCTACTCGACATGTGACTCTACATTTCATGAATCGTCTCCTACTGCCTCACTTCAAGCAGCGGAGcattgtgatgtgatgtgtccTGTCACGGAGGAAGAACTTGTCATGGACATGGACTTGACACCAGCACCCTCAGGACACGACGGACATCTTGAACCGCCAGAGGTTCATGTGGATGAAGTCGTTGGATCAGCCAGCAGCAGTTCTTATTTGAAAAAATCATTGAAGGCAAATGAGAAATCGCCGCGAAGGATGGACAAAAAGTTCTGTAATGGGTTTAAGTCggcatgtcagtgtttttccatgAGACATGTGGGAGTTGAGCAAAATGTGGAGGAAAACCTTGAGACTGGCAGCAATAACCTGACATCCGGCTATGCATCTCCTAGAGAGCTGTGCAACACTTCCTCAATCAGGTCCAGTGAGGACATCTGGACTGCTGACAAGGCAGAACAAGTCACAGGCATGGCTGAAGGCACTACAGTCATCGCGGTGTCGCTGGCACCAGGACATGTATATGAGGTCTTTGAGTCATCCAGCACTGATACTAATTTGCCAAAACCAGGATCTCCATCCCCCACTTACACCGAGATGGAGGCACCATCGGAACCATCAACCAACAACTCGTCTCCATCACCAGAAAATAACAGACGTTCTCCAATTAAAGACAGAAACCAGATCATGTACACGGACTCCACCTCAAGATATTCAGCACAGGACAGACATCTTGAAGATTCCCAAGATGACCAGAGTGCTGTCTACGTCATTGTCACAGGATTCATTGACAGCCTTACTAAAGA gcaGTGGAAGGAAATGAGCAGAGGTGTTTATAGCATGGACGTGCAGAAGAAGATGTCTGACAACTTTGCAAAGGGGACGAAGGTTCTGGTAAAAGAGCTCGAAGCTGAGCTTTCAGCATCCCTCCAAAGATCTGCTTCCCAAAACAGTAGCGTGCACACAAGGAGTTCCACCTCTTCCCAATTATGTGGGAATGAGGCACTTGCCTGGGAGATACTTGCAAAATTTACCAAAGAGTTGGACGTAACTGACGAACGTATGAGGCAGATTTTGAACCGCTCCGGTGGGAAGGCTCTGTGTGATGCAGTTCCGGCAAAGACACGTGTAAGTATGTTATCCAGAATCACAGAGGACACTCTGAGCACCGAGGAGGTCAAGTCAATGTCAGAGACCATTGATCAGATACAAAGACCACCAGAGACAGAGACCACCGGAGTCCACAAGAAAAAGTCATCGTGGTGGAGCGTGTGTATGAAGAAAAATGTCGACCCCCCACCCTCTGAAGGAAAGGACAATAGTTTAGGTTTTGTAGAACTCCCGCCCTTGAGGGAAGCTTGGACCGAGGTCAAGAAGAATGACGAGGCTCAGGATAAGCCTACGCGGACCAAACAGTCTTCACCGCTAAAGAGATTCCAGTGCTGCTTTTCCACCAGCAGATTTCCACCAGTTTCTCTGGAGGATCAGAGCAACGGTTCAGGTCGCGTAGAACTCCCGCCTGTGAGGGAAGCTTGGCCCGAAGTCCAGAAGAATGACGAGGCTCAGGATAAGCCTGCGCAGACAAAACAAGCTTCGCTGCTAAAGAAAATCCAGTGCTGCTTTTCCCTCGAGTGCCGCTGCGGCTGCTGTTAG